The DNA region TTAGATATGGCGGAAGACGCCGCCGTCGTCCACCCACAAGATGGCAAAACTGGGGGACGGACCGTGCACCTCCTGCTCCTTATTGGGAGCAGGTTCAGGATAGAGtacctaacctaaccctaaccctaaccctgcacCTGTGAAgaatagagaaagagaaaaggatttagaaacaaaacaattccACTTACTTGGAAATAAAACCTGAAATAGAGAGAATTAGTTACAAATGATTTTACTTACCTCGAGACCAAACCtgcaaaggagaaaaagagaaagaaaaactcaGGATAGACAATTCCATTTAATTGGAAAGACAAACATAGAAAGAAAAATTGAAAACAAATCTCAGCTAAAGAGTAATAACTCACAAGGAAGGGAGTATTGAGATGATATACTTAACTGGAAATGGTGAAGTATAACGACATGCGTAGGCCCGTGCcttgcctttggctccccactTTCAACTGCCGAGTCGTTGGACaaggtggggggagtcatcgagatAGCTTCTAacatcctaaccctaaccctaaccggTGTGATGGACCGTGCACCTCTGCTCACCCTCTAGGGTGAGTGGCTCAGTCCCCTCTACCTaacccatatcagttttcatcctatgacctaaccctaaccctaaccctaaccctcatgGTTATTACCCccttagggttagggttacccCCCTtagggttaaccctaaccctggttctcaggttcctgtggatcctggttctcctgctgtggttctcaggttcctgtggatcctggtcctggttctcctgctgtggatcgtcagccacagacactttttactgatatcagtcctgttattattattcacatattaactattgtcatgtcaATGTCAATGTTaccacattgatcagtatcagtcacactcctattgtcagcactgtagttgctgttagtattttggttgctctttgtgtttttcccattaaaggggagttcttcctgccacagttgcctaatataatatctgatgctgctcatgtggggattcttgaatccttggGTGAATCcttgggtctctcttaattaaagagacCTGCTTAGAAGggaagtgtcttgagataatgctgttgtgaattggcactatataaataaagattgattgagatTGATTGATCTCATCATAATGTTCACGGAGAGCGTTATGGACTTAgataatttcatttttcaaataataaCTGTGTTCACTTCAGATAATTAACCATTTAAACACCTGCACACTGTATCAAACCTCTccagaatttccccctggggatcaataaCGTATTTCTATCTATTTCTATCTGAGCCTGTAATGATGTGAAATAAACTGTTTAGTTCACACTTTGGACAGCAGATGTCACTGTTGTCCCTGACAGAGTGTAGAGGCAGACAAACACGGATCCTAATCATTGATAAAATCCATCAATCAACCATTTTTCAAGCACAGAGAAcaatttcctctgtgtgtgtgtgtgtgtgtgtgtgtgtgtgtgtgtgcgcgcgtgtgtgtgtgtgtgcggggggggggggtgtcctCACACCAGATTGAATGGTAAATGTGCTCTCTCTATGCATCTgtctctcgctcacacacacacacacacaaacacagatgcacacacacaaacacacactctcacacatttttgaatgtACATAATAATGGGTTTATGCTCCTGATGTGTGATTATGTTCCAGTAGATAATCAcagggtgtctgtctgtctgtcctgtggGATTAGCCTCATGTAACGACACCCTTGGATATTTAAACTCTTCAGAGGGTGTCAGGGCTCCGTCTCTCTAAACATGTTCACTAGACTGTAAATACCTCCAATAATAGCTCGGAGGGGAAAAGAGGCTCACAGGATGCCTGCAGTACTTGTGTTTGTCGGTGGTGGAGTTTTCTTCCTGCAGGACGTCTCCGTTCTGTGTGGAAACCTCTTAATTATCCTGTTTACCCCTTTTACGGACAGAGTGCCGTCATGAAAAGAAGCACttacaccagcacacacacacgtacagacagacagatacatgcacacacagtcacataaaatggatttatatttttctgcagTCACTGAGCAGCAGATTATGGTTTCGGTGAAGCTGGACTTTCTTCAGTCACTGGCCAGACTTGAGAGGACAATCAGCCAAGTTTAGAACATCCACGGCCCACATCGTTTCCTGACTAAGGCGTGACGTCAGTCCGGAGGGAAAAGGGAGGCCCTTTGTGATCCCCTCAGTATCTGCTGAGGATGTGAGAGGCTGTGGCTGCTTCTGCACCGCCCCCTTTATTTCCCCACAATCAACAGGAAGCCTGGAGGCCAGAGAGAGCAGCCAATCTTCAGGAGAGGAAAGACGAAGGTCCAGCTGTACACTCACAACAAAGGACAACAATCAAGGCAGAGGAATGAACAAGAACCAGAAAGAAGTCAAGAAAATCCAGTCAGTTTATCTGCAAAACCTGGAAAAACTGAATCAGGGGATAAAGGCAGACAAGAAAAGTTGGAAACCAAAGGAAGGAGACTTTACTGCAGCGATGGAAAAGCTGCGACAGCCCCCCATAGCTGGGAAGGTAACCAAGAGCTCAGCGCATAGAATCAGCAGAGACCTCACCTGCTCCATCTGCCTGGATCTGTTCAAGCAGCCCGTGTCTCTGCCCTGCGATCACACCTTCTGCCAGGGGTGCATTGAGGGCTACTGGACCGGCCCCCGGGGCCCTGGGCAGGGAGGCTCCGGCTCCTGCCCTCAGTGCAGGAAGGTGTACCCCGGACAAAGCTACAGGCCCAACCGCATTGTTGCCAACATAGTGGAGAGTTACTGTCAGGGTCTGGAGGAGAGTGGTGCAGCAGCCCGCCTGGCAGATGCTGGGCTGACAGAGAGGGCTCCTGCTCCTGTCCCACGCTGCAGTCGACATAGAGAGGAGCTGAAGCTCTACTGCGAGGAGGACCAGGAGCTGGTGTGTCTGGTGTGTGGTCTATCCCAGGAGCACAGAAACCACACCATGGTGTGTGTCCAGGAGGCTGAACAGAAGTACAGGGTGAGTTCAGCTTCATGCCAAAGTTTGTCGGTACTGAAGAGCTCAGCAGAATCTCCACATCGTACAATTTATCTGAAGCCTCAATTAACTCCGTTGAAGTTCTGCGCCTCAGGAGGTTAGGTGTGTGTGACTTATTGCGCAACACAGAGTCTGTGGTCAGCAACAACACCAGCGCTACTTCACCATGTTATTCCTGTACCTGTGTTTTGTTATAAAGAATAGCAgatgtgactttgtgtttgtcatgagctgcagctcagtgtgcagtcgtgtctgtctctgtctgtcaggcGTCTCTCAACAGCTCCATGGATTCCCTCAAAGCTGAGCTCAACACAGCGCTGCAGTGTGACCGGGAGGCCGAGGAAGAGGTTAAAAAGCTCAAGGTGAGAGGAAATGCCACCACAACAACCACATATGGACACACTGCAATCACTGCTGCATTTCTGTACCACTATGGAAGTCCACTGTGACCCCTTTAATGTCTTAAAACCAGATTTGACCACACAGAAATGAGTCTGCTGATGTCTCTTGTTTCTGATTCATTAGTCCCTTTTTCATTTGTGCTGTGCTTCCACTGTAATAAAACGTGTAATGACAATTTCCATCATCCTCCACCTACGTAGGAGCACACTGCTGACCTGAAGCAGCGCATTGAGGCCCAGTTCAGTGACCTGCATCAGTTCCTGTAccaggaggagaagctgctgcaggtgaagcTGAAGACGGAGGAGCGCAGAGAGCTGATCCGACTAGACGAGCACAAGgccctgctgtgtgtggagATCTCCCGTCTGCAGAGAGCCGTCCATGAGATAGAGGACAAGCTGAGGGAGCAGGACGCCTTCAGTCTGCTGCGGGTGGGTTCAGCTCACATCAACTTCATACAGCTGGAAGTTATTAAGAGCATGATGAGTCAGCTCTGGGGACGATTACGGCCAGAAGAGCTGAGCTTTGGATTTCAGACATAAGAACTATTCATATGAGACTGAAACTTGAGGTAAGGAGGTAAAGTTTGTGGTTAATTTATGTTTCTGTGCTGAAATGTTAAACAGGATCCAGCATCAACTTTCAGCATTTTACTTCAGCAGGGTGTGACCACTTTGGCTTTCCTGTTGCACTTCTTGAGCATGTTAATCGTGTCGGTTTGAGTGAGTTTGAGGAGTTTGACGTACCGGTAAAAACATGCTTTTGCAACATTTTGCAGCTATTCTAAAGACAAAGGGCTTGGGCAGTGAGCGTAGACAGGATATAGGCCAGTGATCTCACCCGCTGATCTTGAGGATAAGGAGTTTGGCTGAGGCTCAGGGCCACACTGAGGCCACGGCTGCGGGACTTTCCCCGGCCACAGCGAGAGCCCACAGGGTGGGATAGCGTGAGCTCAGACATTGATGTAATGTGGAAAaagctctcttttctctcagatCCAACAAAACTAATCAGCAGTCTGTCTCCCTTTTCCTGTGTCTCATTTCAGAGCATCAAAGTCCTACTCCAGAGGTGAGTGTGGGAACTACTTTTTCCTGGAAagggtttgtttttattctccCTCCACTGCTCTGACTTTGCTTTTGTTGGCAGGCCTTCGCTGAAGTTTGAGAAGCCCACATTTACACCGCCCAGTTTGTGTGAAGGTCGGTTTGCAGGGCCCCTGCAGTACAGAGTGTGGAAATCCATGAAAGGAAGCATTTATCCAGGTACTTTGAGTAACTCGTATGCCTTGGCAAGTGTAAATTACCAGCACTGAACTACACAGAACCAACACCGATCATCTGAGCATTACTGTGT from Pempheris klunzingeri isolate RE-2024b chromosome 19, fPemKlu1.hap1, whole genome shotgun sequence includes:
- the trim69 gene encoding E3 ubiquitin-protein ligase TRIM69, which gives rise to MNKNQKEVKKIQSVYLQNLEKLNQGIKADKKSWKPKEGDFTAAMEKLRQPPIAGKVTKSSAHRISRDLTCSICLDLFKQPVSLPCDHTFCQGCIEGYWTGPRGPGQGGSGSCPQCRKVYPGQSYRPNRIVANIVESYCQGLEESGAAARLADAGLTERAPAPVPRCSRHREELKLYCEEDQELVCLVCGLSQEHRNHTMVCVQEAEQKYRASLNSSMDSLKAELNTALQCDREAEEEVKKLKEHTADLKQRIEAQFSDLHQFLYQEEKLLQVKLKTEERRELIRLDEHKALLCVEISRLQRAVHEIEDKLREQDAFSLLRSIKVLLQRPSLKFEKPTFTPPSLCEGRFAGPLQYRVWKSMKGSIYPVPAAITFNSSTANPWLSLTSSLTCVRYQTFNHTVQDNPYRFNAALSLLGSQGFTHGRHYWEIEVYSSTVWTVGVARESVPRKGVIKALPANGFWTLTLSYGIQYMAGTSPPTVLSLEEPLARIGVYLDYKRGLVSFYNAESMTHLYTFRETFSETLYPYFNLGFLDKVHENEPLKVFLPKI